gcagtgttggacactatagcaagtggatcttatggagaattcccttatgctgagattggtgaaaaattagagaaaatctcctgaAATAACAAACCTTGGAgcactaggaagtccgatacaggaagaaacaccttcgcagtgcagtccactcacaaccaagccacagatgagattcgtgaagaaatggctcagatgagaactaagcttgggttggtactaaaacatgtcactggggtgcagaatagataaatgcagtcaactacttggctaaaccactaCCTCCaaatgatgagtgttattatgaagaggattcctatgcagtaaatgaacagatggggggttttcGACCAAGTTCCCAAGGCTcgaatcaggagaattggcgccaaggtcaagggaacaaAGGTTGGAACTATGGcgactacaatcgtgagggtcattatgtccgagatggaaacttcAATCGCGACAAAAACTTCAACAGgtgtaactatggtaatagaaacgacaggaatggaccctatgttcctcctcaaaatcgcgAAGTTACTTGTaaggatggtggaggtagtatgtcgcgagttgaagatatgttgcacaaaataatgaggaggttcgatgctagtgatgagcatgAAAAAGAGTTGAgaaatgatttagcgggtatttggcaaaaagttgatacacatgcaatatcgattaagcaacttgagttacaattggcccaattatctgcaactgtgaacacacggcaaccgggcactcttcctagcaacactgtccaaaatccgaaaaatgatggacattgtatggaaattactactcgcggtggcaagcagaccattgacccaccatgccatctaatgagaataaggtgacaaaagatactgataaagtggtaaatgttgatgctgatttagaggataacattgccaaagatgctgaagtgcctaaaaaggtaactcctatgcctaggccaccaccctcatttcctcaaagattattgaaaaagaccgaggatggcaaatatcggcgttttataacaatgttgaagcaactttctatcaatgtccctttggtagaatctttagaacaaatgcccggtcacgccaagtttatgaatgatctggtcacaaagaaaagaccgattacttttgaggatgatgatagaatgcagcattatAGTGCTATTTCTATAAGATCTCTgttccaaaagaaagaagatccgagtCCGTTCACTATttcttgtacaatcgggctattacattttgcgaaagcattatgtgatctcggggcaagcataaatctcatgcccctctcgatttacaagaagttgggtttgggtgacccaagcccactgcgatgcggctactgatggctgatcgaacagtaaaacagcccatagggatacttcatgatgtactagtaaaagtggagtcattcatctttccggcagaatttgttattcttgattgtgaggttgattttgaagtgcctgttatccttgggaggccattcctagctacgggtACAGCCTTAGTGGACATGGAAAAGGggtagatgaaatttcggttgaacaatgaggaagtgacctttaatatttataagtccatgaggcagagtggtgagctccaatcggtatctgctatatcctacaacatgggtgagacatctgcgacacaaatagaagaacgtctaggtgtagagGCATTAGTTGCAGTGATAATTAACTTTGATAGCagttgcattgaagagtatgagtcattagtcgcggctcttgaccggggtgatgtttggtttaaaccaaagaaatttgagcttgatatgaagaatcgtgAGTCCCACCCGCGAAACaatctatagaggaggctcctaaataagaactaaaagctctcccacctcatctcaggtataaattcttaggaaatggtgagaCTTTggcggtaatcattgcatcagacctggatgAACAACATGTTCACAGTTTGGttaaggtactaaaaaggttcaaaagagctattgggtggactattgcggacataattgggatccctcctggtattttctctcataaaatccaactcgaGCCTGAccataagccgagtattgagcatCAGAGatgcttgaatcctcctatgcaagatgTTGTaatgaaggaaatcattaagtggtttgATGCTAGATTAATCTATCCAATCcctgatagtagttgggtatgcccggttcaatgtgtacctaagaaaggggaaatggctgtggtccccaacgaaagAAATGAACTTGTCctaatgagaccggttactggattgAGGGTGcgtatggattaccgtaaactgaactcatggactgaaaaagaccattttcctatgcccttcatggatcagatgttggatagacttgcaggaaaagggtggtattgttttcatGATGGGTATTCAGGGTacaatcagatttctattgcaccagaagatcaagagaaaaccactttcacttgtccatatgggacctttgcattcagaagaatgtcgtttgggttgtgcaatgcacccgcaacatttcagagatgtttgatgtcaatattttctgacatggtggaggatactatagaagtttttatggatgatttttctgtggttggtgattcatttgagcggtgtttgaccaatttatctgaggtccttaagagatgtgaagactgcaatttagtactaaacttggaaaagtgtcatttcatggtgaaagagggtattgtgttgggtcatcgcatttcagaaaagggcatagaggttgatcgacctaaagtcgaggtaataaagagacttcccccaccgatCTTTGTggaaggtgtgagaagctttcttgggcatgcaggtttttaccggagattcatcaaagacttttcaaagattgcacacccattgtgcaaactgctggagaaagattgtaaatttagTTTTGATGAATCCAGTCTTgaagcattcggtgagctaaaagaaaagttagtctctgcgcctatcattatttctcttaattggaacagtccatttgaggtaatgtgcgatgctagtgggatggctcttggtgtagtattgggacagagaaaaaacaaaatccttcaccccatttactttGCTAGTAAAGCCCTTAATGAAGCTCAGAAGACCTACACAGTGACtcagcaagaactccttgcagtagtctttgcttttgagaaatttcgctcctatttgctaggtactagagttatagtgcatactgaccactcagcattgagatatttgatggcgaagaaAGATGTGAAACCTAGGCTGATTCGCTGGGTATTACTTCTaaaagaatttgactttgaagtgctggatagaaaaggaactgaaaatcaagttgttgatcacttgtctcgtctagaggatgaagctatgagagagttaggagataagactgacatttatgatactttccccgatgaacatgtattggctgcttcacaagacttgattacATGGTTCACaaattttgcgaactatctggctagtgatattgttccatcagacttgtcctttcatcaaaggaaaaagttcacgtacgatgtgaagaagttcttttgggatgatctatacttgtataggagttgtgccgacgggcttatttggcgttgtgtgccagaatatgaaatgttgagtgtgttggaggcatgtcattcctcacccgttggtagacatcacagtggtatccgaaccgcgcataagatattacaatgtggttactattggccaactcttcatcaatatgctcatgggtttgctaaagcatgtgacagatgtcaacgagatggtggtatttcaagaaaacaagaactccctctaaaccccattcttgtgattgagttactTGATGTTTGGGTTATTGACTTTATGGgaccttttgtgagttctcatatcatgaagtacattctagtagcagtcgattatgtatctaaatgggtcgaagtcATAGctctcgcaaacaatgaagggaagagtgtcactacattcttgaaaaagaatatattctctcgttttggcaccccaagggccattattagagATGTGGGCTCCTACTTCTGCAACacattgttcaaggggttattagagaaatatggggttcgccataatgtggccactccttaccaccctcaaactagtgggcaagtttaAGTTTCTAATCGggaaataaaatagatattgtcaaaaacagtgaatgctagtagaacggattggtcaaggaggcttgatggtgctctttgggcctaccggacagcatataagactcccataggtatgtctccatacaaacttgtatatggtaaggcttgtcatcttccggttaagttagagcataaagccatgtgggctatgaagaagttaaaaatggattggagcgaagctgcagagcaacggcttaatgggttgaatgaactcgatgaatttctcCTAAAAGCCTATGAAATCTCAGcactatacaaagaaaagatgaagaagtaccatgacaacaaaattgaaaagtgggagtttatggtcggggatttggtgcttttattcaattccaggttgcgcttgtttccgggcaagctcaagtccaaatggaatGGTCCTTACTTGGtaacccaactattccctcaaggagcagttgagttggaaactaaggagggtatgcggttcaaggtgaatggacaacgcataaaaatctatttcagGCATGCTGAATCAgcaaatgaagtgatagaggtataccatcttgatgaagtctgagtaatcaagggtccccagtcgtgccgcgacattaaatcaggcgcttgttgggaggcaatccaatacttatcattttttttagtaatgctagcatttttctactaatgaattttaaatttgtaggtacatcaccaagaaattctgcagaaaattactctacagcagtcactgacggacacaTCGACGGATCGTTGCGCCTGCTATGGACCGTCCTATTCatccgtcgtaccaggtacatttttttctgttattttgaaattagggaGCATGTGACGGAACAACCGAAGGGTCGTCACAACGtgttcgtttagaagtctttttaacagaaggccaacgttagaactcgccttaatgctacttgccggaccaaagaggtagataataggaaaagaattattaacatagatttagtgtatactatctaataggctaacttagtcaaatatcgaatatgatgcttaatatgaggtaaggataagggttaggatagcaacacacgtagccggaccaaggtgcggagtgagattttctagatgtcggaccaaggatttagaaatacataacttatcactttgcatgcaagatactaggaaagaattgttataattagaattatcaaattatgaacctgtggggaacacctaaaccctagttactttgattaactGATTAAAAAcgcaacattcaaagctgttaagtgtctctttcaagttcgtcatttattttcactcatttataaatagaacccccccccccccccccccccgttattgtttttactttccaaggaagccATTAactaaacaatagtaataacgaGTTGAAGTTAaatctagactattttcctcgtgggaacgaacccaacctcactagttgggttatttacttgacacggccgctttacttcttattcgaGAAGtgagtttgagcgtatcaatgtgataattatatgattgaatgtagtttctcatgattatagTGTTatgtctaaagtgaaaggatagttctcactTGTGATCACCTATGAGatattatgataagatgtttCCTTACAGGTCTAGAAGTGACTAATGTGAACTTGAATGATGAAATAATATGATACTAAAGGAAATGATTTCTTATCTCCGAAAAGTCATGTAAATGAGATGTAGGTCTCACATTAATAAGTCTGGCTTCCCACATGGGTTTTCTCATGTTAGTATGTCCGGATTTCCTAATATGTATTgtatcatgagatggaaacctccacgttagtaagtcaaggtttctagcaACAATATCCTTGGACCTTAACTACATTTACACATAGGACTCTagcctagtggatccacctagatatcTACGTACAaatggttacaccttaggaaagttttaaccctctctttttgaTGTGGGAGTAAACCATCGGATTCTATGTaactcacatggtctcatgttgGTTATTGTACTTATTTCTccaatgtaaaagtaaatgaacaagTTAAGTATGTGAAGTCTTATTAAGGTTATCTTGAACGCTACTGCATAGGGTAagggagggtatgggacttctgttattcatttcatcatgtgggatcctaagggatggtcctagtagtgttatttttatgattatgactatgattatgattatgtcgATAATCTATGAgtatttttcatgtatttaatcatgttatgatgaattattagaATATGTTATAAGTATGAAAtgggttgcttaatgtgatatTTAACCTTGGATAGGATTATGGGGTTCTATCTTTGGCTttgcacaagtattgcttgGGTGATCTATGTGTTGGCTTACTATTATGTTGAAGTGACTTATTATGCTTTTTAGATATGCATGTTgagttaaattaataaaaagcatgatttttgactaaattttccttttctcatccattgatgatttttgtgcataggagacatacttagtacatgtgttttatactaacccatattttcttcttttttgtcaaacattttaggttcggGGCATTGAGGAGATTCGTGGTCATTGAACAAGAAGACATGTCTTTTTCCTAAGACGATTGGTGAGCCCTCACGAGTTCCAAGGATAAAGccactcatcaagccttattagttttttctatgttttgagaaaattattcCAATCTCATGTTGAGACTTCAATTGTagcctatatggcatattgtaatagactaagggTTATGCCCAAACCATTGTGATTCATACTCTTGTAGATGGTTTATAAGCCAGATGAGACTTTTGACTTATATATGATTTGTCATGCTAAAAgagaagtctatgtacacttcGTATGTGAcgggtctatgtaaactccatatgtAAAGTGTTAAATGTTTCTGAAATTTTGACCTATCATGTCCTATGATGGGTGATAAGTGCTTGTCTTATTACTCTTAGAGGACGACGACGACGGTTACGCCTAAAGGTTATTTTGAGTCCTAACAGCTCCACATAGATGTATCGTTATTCGAGAGAATTTTGTGGGTGGAGTAGTATGAAGAAGGGAATTGCAtggtttgttgctaagtgtccgaattgccaacaagttaagGTAGAGAATCAACGGATCGGTGGTGTGGCTAAGAATATAAAACTTCTGGAGTGAAAGTTAGAGATGATTAATATAGAATTCATCAAAGGTTTACCAAGGTCTCGCAGGCAGCATGATatcatttgggtgattgttgatagaatGACGAAATCAACCCATCTTTTTGCCGATAAAGACTCCCCATTCACTAAAGGACTATGCCAAGGTGAACATTCAAGAGGTAATCAGACAACATAGGGTTCTAGTAtctattatatcagatagaggtgtACAATTTACTACACAATTTTGGAAATCTTTTCAGCAAGgcttgggttcaaaggtgaacttaagtactGCTTTTCACCCTCAGAAAGATAGTCAAGTAGAGCGCACTATTCaaaccttagaggatatgttgagggatTGTGTGATTTATTTAAAAGGTAATTTTTACTGTCACCtacctcttattgagtttgttaCAAGAGTAGTTACCATTCTAGCATCCAAATGGATCCTTATGGGAAAAGGTAAAGATAtcttattggatggtttgaggttggtgaagCAGGGTTGATAGAACCATACTTTGTTCGTCAAGCTATGAGGAAACTAAAAGTTGTTCAATAGAGGTTGAAAACAACGCAGAGTCGTTAGAAATCCTGCATTGATGTTAGAATTAGGGAGCTAGAGTTTGAAGTAGATGATTGGGTATACCTGAAGGTTTCATCCATAAAGTATGTTATGAGGTTCTGTAAGAAGGTGACACTTAGTCCCCGCTATATTGGTACTTACAGAATATAGAAGATGATTagcaatgtagcttatgagttagatATAACCCAAGAGTTAGCAGCGGTCCATCCcgtatttcatattttcatgttgaagaagtgcatgtGAGATCTTTCACTTATCATACCAACCAAAGAAATTCGTATCAAGGATAActtatcttatgaggagattTAAGTTCAAATTCTAGATCACcaagttcacaagttgaggACTAAGAAGTAGTATCAATCAAAATGCTTTGGAGGAAACTATTTGTTGAAGAATCTATTTGGGGAGTTGAGGAGGATATAAAAAAGATGTATCCACATCACTTTGAGCCCGAAGATATTCCAAACCAAGGTACTAATTCTATTCTTTGTaatctataatatatatagatgatgTGTTAGATTTGATTGTTGCGTTTTTGAACTGAATGACATGTACTCCCTTAGCCTATTATGAGTagtatcattcgaggacgaatgttccaagggagagatattgtaacatctcattAATTGAAAGAACTAGAATTAGAAAGAGttgtttttggaaaaaaatgaaaaatctaaaaaactCGTTAACTTTTTTTAACTTTGAGTTTTGGGTCGaattcaaacgaccataactcctagGTCAAGATGAATTAGAGGTGCTACAAGATACCTTAGAAAGATATTTTGTCAATTCCTAGTTTGCTTAATGTCGAGTTTTTATGAGTAAGATATGTTCATTTTAAGTTGGGTTGTCTAGGTAAGGAAAGCTAAAACTAGATTTTGAAAGGGTGGTTTGGTCTTTTCAAAACccaattaagttaatttgtttttaaaagatTAATTGGGATCTAAATTGAATTGGTTCATTTTAGACAAGTTGAAATTTTTGCAAGGGCTTGGAGAATGGAGAAAAcaggagaaaggagaaaatcTTTCAAGATTCGTCAAGATCATGCAATTTGGGTGATGGATTTTTCCAAAGATTCAATCCTACGTGGTATGTAAGTTCACATAGTATTGGATTATTTCATCCACATGCCAATCATGATTCAATTCAGCATAATTCtgtttttttgaaagaaaagattATGAGTTTTTCATAAAACTCAATTAATTTCTTCTAGGTTTTTGTTGTTGAAGTTCCTTGACTTTGATTCATGTAATTAGGTGTGATTTCGAGTAGAATATTACCTATATTGAGGATATAGTTTGTTCTAAGTGTTTGGAGAAAGAACCAATTGaatttagagggtttagagttgaaaaacaaaggagaaatttcatcaaaaatatgaGAAAGAAGATGGGGCGCACGCCTCTTAGCGCTCCCCAAAACATTCCCTGAAATTTGAACTCTGGGGCACTACGCTAGTAAGAGCACCCCAAGTCAGCCTCTGAAATTTCAGGGCTGGCGCCCCCGCATCTCAAAGCGCCAAGGACACTAACTCTCCCAATTTTTTCCACTTTTCTCCGTACTAGTTCCTTAGAACCATACCtatgttttcttaaaaaaattattctctaaAGTACGTATAAACATTACAAAATCTTCGACAaaaaacatgagatcatgaactttgaatccataattcaattcaaagaaGGTTAAGATTCAAGTCAAGAGACGTTCAAAGAGTTCTcaaaaagtcttttacaaatgttttaactttgttttaggTTTAAACTTTGAGTTGAGCAGATAGTAAGAATAACGTTCATCTCTTTAAAAGATTATAAAGGAACTACGTGTTCCCAATTGttgaaatgtttttacatttaagcaAGAGAGCAAACGATAATTTCCTAGAGATCCTTGTGTTCTAGTTTTTAAGTAATTATATCAAATCACAGaaagagttttatttttttgaaacataTGTGTTGAGCATATTTTCatagtagtattgagcaccgatgtggatatgatatcataataacacaagtctccataaaccatgtagacaTCATGAGTAGAAATGATCATACTATATAGATTTTTCGTTaatgctttttagcatagactagtggatcacTTTTTTAAGGCTTTCTATCTCATGACAAGTTATAGGACAGTTCAGGTAGCATGGTTCAGACGATGTATCATCACATAGGATCATTGTAGttgttgtcggttagagaaacttccatagtattatattattttattatatttggtaAATTGAGTTGTCATTGTATCTCTTTAATAAATTGAGTTATCACCTACCATTTTGAATGCATGTCTAAACTacataattattgttattttagctttGCATTTGAGTTGATACTCATGAGCTGAGTAAAGCAAAGATaagtgttcttttatgattcCTTTCAAACTTATGTAATGTTTAGTTTTTtcctcgcatactcgtacaatTAATTTACTGATGTCATTTGGTCTGCATCATTTATAACACAAACATTTTACCAGGATAAGCATCGAATGCTTCGTTGATCTAGTTGAACACCCATAGTtatttggtgagcctccttgctatTCGAAGGAcccctttttatcatttgatTTAGTACTTTAGTTGTTAGGACGATCGAAAGGTTTGTCCTGACATCCCTATTTGTATTTAGAGTCTTCATAGCCATCTAGTTATGAGTTTTATAGTCTTGCATTTTAGATATTTTGCTATGTGACTTGAGTTTCCATTTTGGCTAGATTGAATGTTATCCTTAAACGTTCTAAGTTTATTTGAGATGGTTGCTTTTAAAAGTGCATTTGAATCCTTGTATTAATGATTTAGTCTTCCTCCATGAGTTAACCCAGGCCAAGCAATTGCTTGGGGTCAGCAACGATTCTCGAATGCCAGTCCTTCCCAGTGTGTAGGCTCAGCGCGTGAAATATATAACATAAGTTCATATGAAAATCGTTGAAAAAATGTAACTTAGatcaaatcatatataaaaaatcaaataaaatgaatttagtCATACACAGTTGAACTTATGAGAAAACATGCAAAATCCAAGAATTTGTGTTAGAATCATAAAGGAGAAATAGAGAAACCTTTGGGACTAAATGGATGGAAAAGGATCCATTGATGAACTTCCCACATACATTAATGAATCCTAATCCCTTGGGAGAATCCTTGGAGAGAATTTGGAGAGAAAATCGTGAAAGCTTTTAGGGTTTTGATTGAATGAGAGGGAATAAGTAAAATTTCAAGAGTAAAATTCATTAAAGGACCTTAGAAAATTCTCGAAATGGCGTAGTTTAATAGTTATAAGAGTAGGAAAACCCCAATTAATCTTGAACTTAAAAGTTATATGAGTTACCTAAGGACACCATGTATGTTCCATACAAAGAGCTACACAGTATCTTGGTCATCCGTAGACAAAGATGCTGAAGATTAAAAATCCACTCAAGGACCAAGAGCAACTAGTACCTCCTACAAACTATAGACCTTTTCACAGGATGTAGGTATTCTTCATACAAACCAAGAAATCCCAAAATTTCACCAATTATGAATATCACTATGAATCCCCTTTCTACATGATGTACCATTGCCTATGGATAGTCTTGTTGGTCCATGGGAAACTTTCAAAgactcaatattttaaatattcaagGTTCTTCCGCAACTTCCCTCTATAGAACCTTGTACGGTGGTAGGATTGTAAAAAATGCACtacaaaattttatgaattccCCTTTTAGTCCAACTTACCGAGTTTAAAGGTGTTAAAAAGAGATCATACTAAAGCACAATCATCATTACTAGAATTTGCATCAAAAAATGATGTACGCCAAATGACGTCAGTATGTGAAATGTAAGGTATGTAAATATGGCAAAAGGAAACATAAAGATAACCGAGtacataaactaaaaataactcATCTCAAAGTTGAGcatgcaaaaatgtaatttaaaaacaTCAATCTTTACGACTGAGACAATACAATACATGAAAGTCTAAAAATACtatatttcacttttctatgggagtttctctaaatGACAACTATCATTATGAGACTGATGATTATACAATGTCTAGCCCACATTTCCAAACTCATCCGATACTTTGCTAGAGCATAGTATAATAAAATTGAACTTATGGATCAATCTAAAAAGCTCTCAATGAGGATGGGTGAAAGAGTCGCCCGAACCAACAACACGATCCTATCTAACACTACTTTGCAGTTTATGAGGTTTGAGCTATCTTAACTCTTACACAAATCAGTGATCAATACTACTTCCAAGAACATGCATTtattctcaatactactctcaagAACATAGAAAAAATCCTTACTTTTCACTGACTGAAACTGCTTTCTCAAAATGAATATGCTTTCTTTAAGCTAATCCAgcttttattataaaaataatgcatTTGAAACGTAGTGTTCTCTTAAAACTCTTCTCAAATGGTAACTTAAGATACTTGAACTTACTTTTGTTTAGTAgtaaattcataaagtaattaTGCAAAAGCTTTCACTAATTCTTAACTTTTAACTAGATTTCATGTCATAAAATAAGCAATGAACAAAtactcaagaaaataaaatacatgaAGACCTATAATATCAATGATAAGAATAAAAATTCAATGAGAAGAGATCAAGGCATACTTGAAATTCAAGGAACTTAGGGGTAAAATCCCTAATTGAAATCTTAGTTAGTGAATCTAGATATAGGGTGTAAGTAAAACTTGGTCCATCACTATGAGTAGTCTGACATACTAATGatgaagttttaaaaaatcttgGAAGATGAACCCTAGCCTTAGTGTTTCTGGAAGTTTGTGAGTGGAATTTTTTATGAGAATTAGAGGGTGGAAGTAATGAAAATTTATTGACTTTGGATTCTGGGAGAAATTAAGAGTCGTGGGTTGGGGATGACGAAAATACATAAACACCCATCCTAAAATgtgaa
This DNA window, taken from Solanum lycopersicum chromosome 5, SLM_r2.1, encodes the following:
- the LOC138348808 gene encoding uncharacterized protein; translated protein: MDWSEAAEQRLNGLNELDEFLLKAYEISALYKEKMKKYHDNKIEKWEFMVGDLVLLFNSRLRLFPGKLKSKWNGPYLVTQLFPQGAVELETKEGMRFKVNGQRIKIYFRHAESANEVIEVYHLDEV